TTGTCTTAGCAAAAATGTTTATATTAGACATAAAATAAAATTACCCAATTGGTAGTCCCTTGGGGGGCTCGGCCTTTTTCGCTTCAACCTTTGGCACCAAAGGCGCTTTAACCGAGAAACTTGGATAATGATAAATCGTCGCCAGTTCCTCTATGCTTAAAACAAATGGTTTGCTCCTGATAAAAAACCAATTTAAAACAGGAAACCGCTCAAATAAAAGCGGTTTAAAATATGAAATCACCTCCGAGTGCTGAACAAAATCTCTTTTTTTGTAATCGGCCAAAACTCTTTTCTTGCGATACGCCTCTCTGATTTTTTTGAATTGAATCGCGTAATCAATTTTAGTGGTTATTTTGCTGTTGGGCTTAAAACCATTAAGATTTTGGCTAGCGAATTGCTTATAACATCCAAAAACCGCCGCGATATTGGCTGGCCTAAAAGCTTCCTTCGGCGCCAAATACAAAAACCTGATAATTGTTTCGTATCCGATTTTTGATATATTTTCCTCAATCGCGTTAATGACACCCTGCTCCGCCTTGGTCGTTATCATTGAAAAGGGCTGTGGCTTCTCTTCTTTCTTTTCGCCCGCGCTCTCTCCCTCGCCGCCGCTAACCATTTTATTAGCTACATCAACAACCGCATCTCTCCACGCGGAAACTTCTTTAATGATTAAACTCTCTTTCTTCTTTTCTTCCCTCCCAATGAGTTTATCGCGCAATTTTTCGCCTGTTTCTTTCCATTTATCATCCACAGGTCTAACTAATGTTTGAATCCAAATCTGCTCCCCGTCCGATATCTTATTCATCACTTCCAACAAAGAAGACATTGGGTCAACTCTTTGCTCCTCCGCTTTGGCTTCTTTTTCAAAAGCGGGATAGGTTTTAATTGGATAAGCGTCCTCTTTGGTTAAAATAAGTTCCGTCCCCCAAAGATCATAATTCTTGTTGGGAATATCAGAAGGAACAGAATTAACATAATCGTCAGTTTGCCTAATCTCGGCTTCTGGATATTGCGCGTAAATATGCGCTTCAACCATATCGCGAAACGACGCGATAACCCTAATTAAAAAATGAATTTCTCCGCCCAAACTCACAATTTCCAAACTAAACCATTTCTGAAATTCGCCTTTGATCTGTTTCTCTCGCCAGTTGGGACCGCCTTGAATCGCGTGCATGCCCGCGAAAAATTGCTCCATCGCTTGGGGAGTTTTTTGAACCTCGCGGGGAGGTCTAACTTCCAATAAAACCCATTCTAATTTGTTAACAAAATTTTGTCTTTGATGTTTAAACCATAAATCCCTGGCAAGAATCAGAAGAAACCAGGGAACATAAATCCACCAGAGAGATAATAAAAACCCTCCAATTAGATAAGCGCCATTTAAGACAGTTAAAGAAATTTCTAAATAATTAGGCATAATCGCCGTAAAACTACAACTACTTCGCCACACTATAAATATCGCCCTCTTTAGTAAAAAGCTGTCTATTCTGAAGATTGATTAAAACAGTGTTTTTCTTAACTAAACGACTTTTAAGAACCTCATTCAAAATATCCTCCTTAGCCAAAGGTCCTTTATCCTTTAATGTTTGAATAATGACATCTTTAATCGTGCCTGGCTGATAACCCCACTCTTTCAAAGCATAAGTTCCGCGGCCAACTAAAATAAAGCGAGCATCTTTAATGAGTTCGTTATGAACTGTCTGCGCTTGAGCAAGATTAGTCCCCAATTTCGCTTCGTTAATTAAGTCCGCAACTTCTCTAAAATGCAATGGTCGTTTTTGGTCTTTGAAAACAATATAGGCCTTGTCTTTGGCGCCGCGTGGATTAATTTCAGGCCATTTGCTTAAACCAAATCGTCCAAAATTATTTTGACTGATTTGCTTAGTCGCGTCGAGATAAGAGCATAACACCTTTTTGTCTATCTGCGCGTTTGCTTCTTTAGAAAAATCAATAATATTATTTAATAAAACTGTCTCTTTGTTCCCTTCTATTCTCTCAACTAAATAGTCAACCACTAATTGCGCTTGCGACAAAGCGTCTTTAGAATTAACCCAAAGAGAATAAAATTTATCCGATTCAACTAATCGCTGATACGGATCGCCTAACGAAAGAATAAAAAAAACAGCTCCCTTAGAAGAATCGGGGGTCTCGCATCCAGACAAAGCGGAAAGCAACCGTTCTTCGCGAACGACTCTTCCTTCGCGATTAAAAAAAGCGTCAATTGAACGAAAGGCCGGCTTAAAAATATTGATTGAGGCGGGTCTTCTCAAGTCCGAAAGAGTGGCCTCTTCTATTTGGCGAACTCGCTCCCTGGTAATTCCGTAGTTCTTGCCAATACTTTCAAGCGTCTGTCGTTGTCCATCGTCCAAGCCAAAACGCAAACGAACAATCTCGCGCGTCCGATCATTAGAAACACCCTTTAAGGCGTCAAAGACCAATTTTTCATATTTAATGCTCATATATTTAAATTAAACCTACCACACTTTTTACCAGGTGTCAAATGGAAATTACCTCCCCTTCCAAGAAACAATTAGCGAACTCGTGATAAAGATAGAAGAATATGTGCCGACAATAATGCCGACGATTAAAGCCAACGAGAAATATTTAATACTTTCGCCTCCCAAGAAAAATATCGCCGACAAAACAATCAGAGTCGTCAGAGAAGTGTTCAAGCATCGCGTCAAACTTTGGTTGACGCTTTGGTCAATTGTTTCTCCAAAATTATTCCAGTCGGTCTTCAAAAGATTCTCTCTAGCGCGGTCAAAAATAACTATACTATTATTAACAGAATAACCTAAGATTGTCAAGAAGGCGGCGACAAAAGGCAGCCCGATTTCAATTTGATTGAAATGCCCTAAGAGCGCGAAGAAGCCAACTGTGATAAAAACATCATGGAAAAGCGCGATAATCGCCACAATGGCGTACTGCCAAGAAGCGACTGGCTGGGAAACTTTTCGGAAGGCCCACGCAATGTAAACAATAATCGCGAAGAGCGCGACCACAATCGCCCAAAGCGCTTTACTTTTTAGTTCATCGCCAATGAGCGGCCCGATTGATTCAAATCTATCTTCTTTTGGGCTGCCTAATTTCTTGAGAATTTCCTGATGGGTCTCTTCATCAATTTCCCGAAGGCGCAAAATGACACCTCGTTCCCCTGTTGGTTGGATATTAATATCGGATATCTCGGCTAATTTATCCTGAATTTCTTGGTTGCTCAACCGCGTCTCGGAAAATTCAACTTCCATCAATGTTCCGCCCGTAAAGTCAATTCCCAATTTCAAACCACAAAAAATCAAACTCGCCAAACTAACCAACATCAAAATGATAGACACAGAAAAATAAATTTTACGATATTTAATGATTTTCATAATATTAAGGTTATCCCCAGATCTTTCTCTTCCCCTCCAATCGCCCCCCAATAAACAACCTTAAAAAACTCTTCGTCACAACAATCGCGCTAAACATACTGATAACAACCCCAATTCCTAATGTCAAAGCAAACCCCTTCACTAATCCTGTAGCGAAAATATATAAAATCAAACAAGTAATAATTGTTGAAATATTGCCGTCACGAATAGCCGACCAAGCGCGGCGGAAGCCCTCGTCAATACTGCCTCCCAGACCTTTGCCTTTTCTAAATTCTTCCTTAAATCTTTCAAATATTAAAATATTCGCGTCAACCGCCATTCCGATTGATAAAATAAAGCCAGCGATGCCCGCCAAAGAAAGCGTGACTGGAATTAGTTTAAAAACAGCCAAAACCAAAGCGACATAAATAATTAAAGAGAAACAAGAAATCAAACCAAGTAAACGGTAATAAAAAATCATAAAAAGCAAAACCGCCAAAAATCCCCAAATCGCCGCTTGAAGCGATTTGTCCAAAGAAACCTGCCCCAAGCTCGCGCCGACCGTTTGCTGGCTAACTAAATTTATCGGTACGGGCAAAGCGCCCGCGTTCAATCGCTGGACCAATGTTTTCGCTTCTTCTAATGTAAAGTCACCCGTAATTTGCGCCTTACCTCCAGAAATCGCCTCTTGAACCATCGGCGCGCTAATCGCTTCTCCGTCCAAATAAATAGCCATTCTTTTCCCGACATTCTTTCTTGTTAAGTCCTCAAACATTTTGCTTCCCTCGTCGTCAAACTCCAAACCAATTTGCGATTGATATGTTTGCTGGTCAAACTGCATTTGAGCGCCCTCTAAATATCGCCCCGTTAAAAGCGTCGGCTTGAAGTATGGGTCCTCAAATAAAAGCGCTTGTTCCTCTTCGGTTATTTCCGTCCCCGCGTTAATTTTCGCGACAATTTCTTTTTGAGCGGCTAAAATATTTTCTGTTTCTGAACTATCTTTTTCCTCGCGAAAATCCAAAAAAGGCGTCTGACCAATCATTTCAATCGCCTGATGAGTGTCCTTGATTCCCGCCAATTCAACAATTAAACGGTATCTGTCGCCCACCTTATTAATCTGAACGACCGGCTCAGCAACGCCAAAAAGATTAACCCGCCTTTCAATCACATCGCGCGCGCCTTCCATTGAATCCATTCTGTCACCCGAAACGACATTGGAAAAATCCGCCTCGTAAATCAAATGCGCTCCACCCATCAAATCAAGTCCGAGATGAAATGGTTTATTATAAAAATGAGGCAGGATTGTTGTCCCCGCCTGATAATTAACCCAATCAGCGCCCTTGTCCCAAACATTGGGATAAATAAAAAAGCCCGCCAAAGCGCCCATAATTAAAATCAAAAAAACAGTCCAATATATTCTCCTTGAACCAATTTTTTTTCTCCGCGGTTTTTCGCTTGTATTTTTAACAAAAATCCCCATAAAAAAATATTAAATAATTATTACCCCCAATCTACCTCATCACCGCTAATTTGTCAAAAAAAGGGGGCTGCCCCCGCAACGGGGGCAGCCCCCATCTTAGTTCAAACCTAGCTCCCTTAAAATGTCATCCGGAATAAAAATCGGTTCGCCCTTCGGACTAATCCCCGGGTAACGCCAAGCCGAAATCATTTTTTTCTTCTTCCCGACCTGCTGATACATCAACCAAATCTCGCTCGGCTTCTTCGTGTCGGCGCGGCACATCAAAGCAACCGTCTCCGGCGCAATCCCAACCTCGCTTCTCTGCGGACGCCGCAAAATCCGCCGCAACCGTCCCTCGCTAAGACGATAATACATCATCTTCTCCTTAATATGCCGCGTCCAACAAATCTCCTTAGTGTCCTTCGGCCCCTCAAAAAACATAATATTTATTGTTAATGGCTATTCGGCTATCGGATAGCCGAATGATATTTATCTGCTGAATTTTATGAAATACTCCTTTGGTTTGGATTCTTTCTCAACAAATTCCGCCCACCCTCCGTCAACCTCTGAAAGTCGTTTTATTGAATCGCTCTCTTTAAACAACGGGTCAACTATTCTTGATTTACAAAAAACCCGAGCATAATAATCGTTCGGATTATTTTCAAAAGATATTTTATTATTCATTCTATCTAAAAACAAACTCATTTTGAGGTCTTTCTCCTTATATTTCTCAACCTTAGCCAAGACCTCATCTTCGGTCGTCCACAAATCATCTTTGGAAATATATTCCTTTTCTATAGCGTGCTTCATCGCATCACCAACCGTTCTAAACATAATCGCCGACGATAATCCCGCATAATAATTTTTATTTAAATTTGAAAACAACAACGCGTATTTTTTAGCGCTTTTCAAATCGTTAAAAACCCACCTATTATTTTCAATCGCCAAACTATCTAAAAAATATTTTATTTCTTTGGTGTTCGTCTCTTGAAAATGCGTAGCTGACCTTAATGAATAATCAATTCTATCAGCGCATAAATCAGGTAATTTTTTCTCTAATAAAGGAAAATTTTCTTCATTCAAAATATAGTCCAAATCAAAATTATATTTTTCCAAAATGCTTGGAATTTTTGTCGTTCTAACAAAGTCCGCGAAGATATCGTCTTGATAACTTTGTTCTGTCTCCGAGCCCTCGTCAAAAACATAGTCAATACAATGAGAAAAAGCGGAATGCGAAAGGTCGTGAAGCAAACCAGACACCTGTTCCTCAAGAGAGGCGTTAAATTTTTTAAGCAGAATAAAAACGCCCACTGAATGGTCAAAACGGTTATGCTGCAATTGGCTCAAAGGAAGTGATTTAGGATTGGCGTAAAGAGGCAAATACCCCGCTTGGTCTATCCCCTTCAACCGCCGAAAACAAGCCGCCTCCATAATCTCCAAAACCAACGGCTCCCCAATCTCAACCCCTCCATAAACTTTATCAATATATTTCATAATTTTCCCCAATTTATTACAGTCGGCTTTACCAAAGCCGAATACTCTAACTTATGGCAATTGGCTATTCGGCTTTGGTAAAGCCGAATAGCCATTCCGTGAAATCTTTTTTAAATTGTTTTTTGTCTGCGATAAATAACTCAAAAAATTTATTTTGATTAGTGACAAATGAAAAATTATCTTTTCCAATAATATCTAAATAACTTGACCATTTATAATCTTCTAAAAATTTTATCGTTTGTTTCTGATTGCTTAGACCGTTTTCCTTCCAATTTTTATCAATTAATTGAATTGGATTAGCAAAAATATAAAATGGTAAATACGTAAAATGATTATCTTTCTTTATAAGGATTATTTTTGACTTACCTTGAAATAAAACTCCGCTTCGTTCGTTTTTCAAATTAAAATATTGAGTATAGCTACTATTTACTTTCTTAGAAAACATACTTGCGCCGCCGTCGCGCTTCTCTCGAACTAAAATATGATAATGATTAGACATCAAGCACCAACACAAAACATCCACCAACCCATCATCATCGCTGGTCGGCTTTCGGATAGCCGACCGTCGTTTGTGGTATGACATAAATGTTTCGTTTTTATTGTTAAAGTCGTAGAGATTATGAACAAAACGCAAATAATCTCTTTCATCAAGAAAAATTTTACGCTTATCTACACCTCTATTTAAGATATGATAAATATCTCCCTTCATAATTTATTTGTCTGTTCGGCTATCCGATAGCCGAATGATTGTATGAGTCAATATTTGAATAATTTTTCTTTTTGGTTTACCTTTTTTGTTTTTGCCGTAAGTATAGTGATGAATTGACGGAACGCCATTTTTTGAAGAGTTGCTAATCGCTTTGCCATCGCCTAAATAAAATCCTATGTGTCGATGTAATATTTCATCAACACCCTTTCTTTCTTCCCAAACAAGAACATTGCCTGGAACTAATTTCTTAGTTTTCTCCCATCCATTTTCGAGCATATCTTTAACTGTACTTTTGACTGTGGCATGGGGCGATAAAATCAAGCCGAAAAAATTTAAAATAGACGAAACATGATAGGCGCAAGAAAGATTGCCATTTTTAAGAATGTCTCTTTTCTTGCCGTTTTCTAAAACATAAAGCCGCCGAAACATTTTACAGCCCCGACTCGCCCTAATCGCCTCTAAATAATTTTGATAAACAAGAATTTTAAGTTTTGACATTTAAAAATTTGGCGTTAATAGCCACAATTACCGTGGAAAGCGACATCGATAATGCGCCGAGGGCGGGACTTAAAAGAACGCCCCAATTATAAAAGACGCCGGCGGCGACTGGAATGGCGATAAGATTATAACCCGTCGCCCAAATTAAATTTTGAATCATCTTGCTATACGACGCGCGCGCCAAAAAGACGACGCCGACAAGAGCCAAAGGGTTGCTTTTAACTAAAATCACATCAGCGGCCTCAATCGCCACATCCGTCCCTGCGCCCACCGCAATTCCAACATCGGCTTGAGCCAAAGCCGGCGCGTCGTTCACGCCATCGCCCGTCATCGCCACAATCAAACCGCGAGATTGAATCTCTTTAATTTTGGTCAACTTATCTTGAGGCAGAACCTCTGCCATAAACTCATCCAACCCTATTTCTTCAGCCACCCGTTCCGCGACCTGCCGATTATCCCCCGTCAGCATTATGCTTTTAATGCCCATCTTCCTCAACATCGCGACGGCCTCTTTTGATTCCGCCCTGACGACATCCGCCAAAGCGACCGCGCCAATCGGCTTGTTATCCGCCAAAACATAAACAATCGTCTTGCCCTCTTTTTTTATTTCCCCAATCTCTTTATTCTCCACCGTCACGCCCAACTCTTTCAAATATCCAAAACTGGCGACTGTTATTTTCCTGCCCATAACCATTCCGCGCGCGCCTTTGCCCGGAATAGATTTAAAATCCGAAACAGCGTAAATTTCTCGAGCCGAAGCCGCGACGCTCTTGGCGATCGGATGGCTGGAATGGGAATCAACCGAAGCAGCCAAGTTCAAAACCTCGTCTTTGCTTAAATTTTCAAAAAAACTAATTATATCCGTCACTCCAAATTCACCTTTTGTTAAAGTACCCGTCTTGTCAAAAACAACCGTATTTATTTTTCTCATCTGCTCAAAGGCCGCTCTGTTCCTAATTAAAAATCCGTTGCTGGCGGCCAAAGAAATTGAAACCGCCACGACCAAAGGAACGGCCAAACCCAAAGCGTGCGGACAAGCAATGACCATGACTGTCACCGCTCGCTCAATGGCAAAAAACAATTCTTTTTCAGAAAACATCAGCCATGAAAATAAAGTGAGCGCGCCGACAGACAAAGCGCCGACCGTCAGCCACAAAGCGGCCTTGTTCGCCAAATCCTGCGTTTTTGACTTGCTCTCCTGGGCTTGGCGGACCAAATCAATTACTTGGGATAAATACGAATCCTTGCCCATCTTTTCCGCCCTGACAGTAATCGCCCCCTCGCCATTGACCGAAGCGCCAATGATTTTATCGCCAACTTTTTTGAAAACCGGTTCCGATTCGCCCGTGAGCATGGATTCATTGACTGATGTTTCTCCACTTATGACAACGCCATCAACTGGCGCCTTCTCGCCCGGCTTAATTAATATCTTATCGCCCGCCTTCAAATTTTCAATCGCCACTTCTTCAAGCCCTCCATCTTCTTTGACTTTATGCGCGGTGGAAGGCATTAATTTCGCCAATTCCTCCAAAGCCCGTCCAGCCCCCATAACAGACCTCATTTCAATCCAATGCCCCAAAAGCATAATATCTATCAAGGTGACTAACTCCCAAAAAAACAGATGCCCTGTCAAGCCAAAAACAACAGCCGAACTATACCCATAAGCGGTCGTAATCGCGACCGCGACCAAAGTCATCATCCCCGGCGTTTTCTTTTTCGCCTCGTCTAAAAACCCTTTCAAAAAAGGCCAGCCGCCGTAAAAATATATGATTGAAGACAAAGTAAATAAGACATATAAATTCTTATCCATCGACGAAAGCGCCAAAACAGGCAACGACAAAACCAAACAAACAAAAAACCGCCACCCAAAACCCCCCGCCGAATGAGCGCGATGATTCTGATGCCCCTTATGATTTTGATGATTCATATCCATACTATTGATCCCCCTCTATGGGGACAGTCCCCCGTCCGCGGGGGCTGCCCCCGTCATCTTTCTCGGCTCAAGTGTTCAACCCTGAAGGTTGAACACTTTTACATCGCGGGCTGTAAAATCTTGACTTCGTAACGCAATTTTTCGGATAGTTGTTCTGTTTGCGTTTCTAACTCGTATCGCGATTGGAGATTGAGCCAAAATTGCGGAGACACGCCAAAATATCTGCCCAAACGCAGAGCTGTATTCGCCGTAATCGCCCTTGTTCCGTGGAC
This genomic stretch from Patescibacteria group bacterium harbors:
- the secF gene encoding protein translocase subunit SecF; translated protein: MMKIIKYRKIYFSVSIILMLVSLASLIFCGLKLGIDFTGGTLMEVEFSETRLSNQEIQDKLAEISDINIQPTGERGVILRLREIDEETHQEILKKLGSPKEDRFESIGPLIGDELKSKALWAIVVALFAIIVYIAWAFRKVSQPVASWQYAIVAIIALFHDVFITVGFFALLGHFNQIEIGLPFVAAFLTILGYSVNNSIVIFDRARENLLKTDWNNFGETIDQSVNQSLTRCLNTSLTTLIVLSAIFFLGGESIKYFSLALIVGIIVGTYSSIFITSSLIVSWKGR
- the secD gene encoding protein translocase subunit SecD, translated to MGIFVKNTSEKPRRKKIGSRRIYWTVFLILIMGALAGFFIYPNVWDKGADWVNYQAGTTILPHFYNKPFHLGLDLMGGAHLIYEADFSNVVSGDRMDSMEGARDVIERRVNLFGVAEPVVQINKVGDRYRLIVELAGIKDTHQAIEMIGQTPFLDFREEKDSSETENILAAQKEIVAKINAGTEITEEEQALLFEDPYFKPTLLTGRYLEGAQMQFDQQTYQSQIGLEFDDEGSKMFEDLTRKNVGKRMAIYLDGEAISAPMVQEAISGGKAQITGDFTLEEAKTLVQRLNAGALPVPINLVSQQTVGASLGQVSLDKSLQAAIWGFLAVLLFMIFYYRLLGLISCFSLIIYVALVLAVFKLIPVTLSLAGIAGFILSIGMAVDANILIFERFKEEFRKGKGLGGSIDEGFRRAWSAIRDGNISTIITCLILYIFATGLVKGFALTLGIGVVISMFSAIVVTKSFLRLFIGGRLEGKRKIWG
- a CDS encoding HD domain-containing protein, with the protein product MKYIDKVYGGVEIGEPLVLEIMEAACFRRLKGIDQAGYLPLYANPKSLPLSQLQHNRFDHSVGVFILLKKFNASLEEQVSGLLHDLSHSAFSHCIDYVFDEGSETEQSYQDDIFADFVRTTKIPSILEKYNFDLDYILNEENFPLLEKKLPDLCADRIDYSLRSATHFQETNTKEIKYFLDSLAIENNRWVFNDLKSAKKYALLFSNLNKNYYAGLSSAIMFRTVGDAMKHAIEKEYISKDDLWTTEDEVLAKVEKYKEKDLKMSLFLDRMNNKISFENNPNDYYARVFCKSRIVDPLFKESDSIKRLSEVDGGWAEFVEKESKPKEYFIKFSR
- the cadA gene encoding cadmium-translocating P-type ATPase; this translates as MNHQNHKGHQNHRAHSAGGFGWRFFVCLVLSLPVLALSSMDKNLYVLFTLSSIIYFYGGWPFLKGFLDEAKKKTPGMMTLVAVAITTAYGYSSAVVFGLTGHLFFWELVTLIDIMLLGHWIEMRSVMGAGRALEELAKLMPSTAHKVKEDGGLEEVAIENLKAGDKILIKPGEKAPVDGVVISGETSVNESMLTGESEPVFKKVGDKIIGASVNGEGAITVRAEKMGKDSYLSQVIDLVRQAQESKSKTQDLANKAALWLTVGALSVGALTLFSWLMFSEKELFFAIERAVTVMVIACPHALGLAVPLVVAVSISLAASNGFLIRNRAAFEQMRKINTVVFDKTGTLTKGEFGVTDIISFFENLSKDEVLNLAASVDSHSSHPIAKSVAASAREIYAVSDFKSIPGKGARGMVMGRKITVASFGYLKELGVTVENKEIGEIKKEGKTIVYVLADNKPIGAVALADVVRAESKEAVAMLRKMGIKSIMLTGDNRQVAERVAEEIGLDEFMAEVLPQDKLTKIKEIQSRGLIVAMTGDGVNDAPALAQADVGIAVGAGTDVAIEAADVILVKSNPLALVGVVFLARASYSKMIQNLIWATGYNLIAIPVAAGVFYNWGVLLSPALGALSMSLSTVIVAINAKFLNVKT
- a CDS encoding HigA family addiction module antidote protein encodes the protein MSKKIQPIHPGEILSEEFLKPFNITQYRLAKDISVSPRRINEIVHGTRAITANTALRLGRYFGVSPQFWLNLQSRYELETQTEQLSEKLRYEVKILQPAM